Within the Actinomycetota bacterium genome, the region CGAGAAGCCGTTTTCCCCGGCGCTTACCAGCCCCGCTCCCGCAGCCAGCAAGACCGTGGACAGGATACAGCCGGCAATAAAAATGTATCTGGCTGAGGTTTTCATGGTTTTGACCCCCGAGTCTTTTTTGCTATCGGATATCAGCTATTCGGACTTCCAGGGCATATCCTTTAGCGAAGTCAAGGTGGACGGGTAAGCCTTCGACCCGGCAATTCCCTTCGGGCAGATGCGACGAAAGAAGCTGGCTGCATTTAGAACGTGGAATAAAAAAGGCGGCCCGCCGGTTTTGCCGGCGGGCCGCCTCTATCGACTTAATCTGCGAAGCGCGTATTAGCGCTTGCGGCTACGTACCATCCTGATACCAACGCCTGCCGATGTCAGCAGACCCGCGCCCAACAGACTGAGGGCGGCGATCGGAGCTCCCGTCGAGGGAAGCGCCGAGGCTACGGTGCAATCCTGCACTACCAGTATGCCCATGTTGGTGCTGGTCAGGTCGTCCGCGACTGCGACGACTTCCCAGCTGGCTGCCCAGGTAGCGACATTGGCTCCGTCGCTTGCCCTGATGACTGTCGAGGGGATCACTGCAGTAAGACTCCAGTTGCCCGCGGCGTCAGCCATAGGGGTACCAAGCAGCGCCAGATAGGAGTCGGTTGCAGTGTCCATGCCCATGGCGACTGCGACTCCGCTGTTGGCCGGCATGCCGGATCCAGCGATCGTCACCGTTGCGCCGACACAACCGCCTGTTGAAGGGGTTACCGTGGCATCGCCGACAATAACCGGCGTATAGCCGTCCTGCGCTACGCTCTGGGCCCCTGCGATACCAGCACTTGCCAGAACCATGGCCAGCACGCACGCAAAGGCGATTAAAACCATTCTGCGCTTAAACTTCACGTACATCACCTCCTTCTTGTTGATTGACCTTGCTAAGCAAAAAGTTGCTTTAAACAATTCAACGAGGCGTCATTATTTCCTTGGAGCTGCCCCTGATTGACCACCGGCGTCGATAGACCCTCTACCCCAATCGTGTCTATTTTAATCACACGGGTCTATTCTGCGTCAATCTCTTCTTCTGTGTCTCCTGACTGGCTGGCGACCACGCGGGCAACCGCACTGACCCTGTCGCCCTTGCGCAGGTTCATTACCCGCACTCCCTGGGTGGCGCGGCCCATGCAGGAGATGTCCTTGGCCGGGATCCGGATAATAGTGCCGTCAGCGGAGATCAGCACCAGTTCGTGATTATCACGCACCACCTTGGCGGTGATCAGTGCTCCCTTGGCTTCGGTGTGCTTGATTGTCCTGACTCCCTTGCCGCCGCGGTTATGCCGGGGGTAATCGCTGATGTGCGTGCGCTTCCCGTATCCGCCGTCGGTGATCACAAACAGGTCGGCGTCGTCACGGGCTACGTTCATGGAGAGAACCTTGTCACCCTTTGCCAGATTCATGCCTTTGACGCCGCTGGTTGCGCGTCCCATCGGGCGAGTCTGGGACTCGTTGAAGCGGATCGCCTGACCCCCCTCGCTGACAAGGAGGATGTCATCGTTGCCATTGGAGTGACGGACGGCGATGAGCTTGTCGTCATCACGGATCTTGATGGCGATGATCCCGTCTGATTTGAGCACTGTGTTGTACGCCTGAAACTCGGTTTTCTTGACCAGGCCGTTCTGGGTTGCCATAACCAGGTATTTGGCATCCTTATAGTCCTTGGTGGCCACTACGGCCTTGATGCGCTCGCCACTCCTCAGCGGCAACAGGTTGACCACGGCGCGCCCCTTACCCTGCCTGCTTCCCAGCGGTATCTCGTGCACCTTCAGACGGTACACCTTGCCGACGCTGGTGAAGAACAGCAGGAAGTGATGGGTAGTGGTGATGAAAAGGTGCTCGAGGAAATCTTCTTCCTTCACGTCCATGCCGATTACGCCGACACCTCCCCGGCGCTGCTGGCGATATGTGTTGAGCGGCAGCCGCTTGATGTAACCGGAGTGGGTGATGGATATGACCATCTCTTCCTCGGCGATGAGGTCCTCGATGTCGAGTTCATCCTCACCGGGCGCGATCAATGTCCGCCGTTCGTCGTTGAACATCTTCTTGATCTCAAGCAGCTCTTCCTTGATCAGCCGGTATACCTCAGACTCGTCGGCAAGGATGCCCTTAAGCCAGGCGATGCGCTCCATCAGGTCCTTGTGCTCCTCCTTGATTTTGTTACGCTCGAGGCCGGTGAGTTTCTGCAGCCTCAGATCCAGGATGGCCTGCGCCTGCACCGGGGAGAGATCGAACTTCTTGATCAGGCCGTTGCGGGCCTCCTCGGCATCTTTCGACGCCCGAATCAGCTTGACCACGGCATCGAGGTTATTAAGAGCTGTAAGTAAGCCTTCGAGTATATGCGCACGCTTCATGGCCTTGTCCAGCTCGAAGCGGGTGCGCCGCACGATCACTTCCCGCTGATGGGCTATGTAGCAGCGGATCATTTCCCTCAACGACATGGTCCGCGGCACGCCATCTACCAGTGCGAGGTTGTTGATGCCAAAAGTCGTCTGCATGGCGGTGTGCTTGTAAAGTTTGTTGAGCGCCACCTTGGTGATGGAGTCACGCTTCAGCTCGATCACCATGCGCATGCCGCTGCGGTCCGACTCGTCGCGCAGGTCTGAGATCTCTGAGATCTTGTGTTCCCGCACCAGCTCGGCGATCTTCTCGATCAGCGTCGCCTTGTTGACCTGATACGGCAACTCGGTGACGATGATGGCGTCCCGCTTGCCCTTGATCGGCTCGGAATGGGCCTTAGCCCGCACTTTCACCAGACCGCGGCCGGTGGCGTAGGCATCCATGATGCCGCGGCGGCCCATGATGATGCCGCCGGTGGGGAAATCCGGGCCGGGTATGTGCTTCATCAGCTCGTCTACGGTGATCTCCGGATTGTCGATCATGGCCACGCAGGCGTCGATGGTCTCTCCCAGGTTGTGCGGAGGGATGTTCGTCGCCATACCCACGGCGATTCCGCTGGAGCCGTTGACCAGGAGGTTGGGATACCGGGAAGGCATGACCGCAGGTTCCTCGGTGCTCTCGTCAAAATTGGGAATGAAGTCGACGGTGTCTTCGTCGATGTCGCGCAGCATCTCCATGGCCAGTTTCGAAAGGCGCGCTTCGGTATAGCGGTAAGCGGCGGCGCTGTCGCCGTCGACACTGCCGAAGTTGCCCTGGCCATCAATAAGCGGATAGCGCATGGAGAAGTCCTGTACCAGGCGGACCATGGTGTCATAGACAGCGGCGTCACCATGAGGGTGGTACTTACCGATGACGTCACCGACGATGCGGGCGCTCTTCTTGTAGGGCTTGTTGTAGGCCAGGCCCAGCTGCTGCATCGCGTAGAGCACGCGCCGGTGCACAGGCTTGAGGCCGTCGCGCACGTCGGGCAGCGCCCGTCCCACGATCACGCTCATGGCGTAATCGAGATAGGATGAGCGCATCTCCTCTTCGAGTTCCCGGGGTTCTATGCGTCCGTCAAGATCAGTTATAGCCAACTGGTTTTCTCCTTTTCAAAACCCGGGGACACATTACTTAATTCAGCACCGGCCGGTCGGGATGAATTTAGTAGTGTGTCCCTAGATATCCAGGAACCTTACCTGGCGCGCGTTCGATTCGATAAAGTTGCGGCGCGGCTCCACCTTGTCGCCCATCAGTGTCGTGAAAATCTCGTCTGCTGCTGCTGCATCTTCCAGTGAGACCTGGAGCAACGTCCGAGAGTCTGGATTCATCGTCGTCTCCCAGAGCTGTTCGGGATTCATTTCACCAAGGCCCTTGAAGCGCTGCAGATTGATTCCTTCCTTGGCCAGGGAGAGGATCGATCCGGTGAGTTCGTCGAAGGTCTCCGCTCCGTGCTCCTTCTTGCCCATGGTGAGCATGAACGGCGGCTCACCGATGAGCTCCCTCATCTTGCCGTATAGATCACGCATGCTGGCGAGCTCGCGACTGGCCAGAAGCTCGGTTTTCACTTCGACGGTGTGTGAGACGCCGGTCCGTTTGTCTGTGACCTTGAGCGTGATCATTCCAGCGTCCTTGTCTTCGGAGACGACCTCCAGCCGGTCGAATTTTGCCGCGGCCTCCTTCGTCTTCAGAAACTTGCTAAAAGTCGCGTAGTCCTTGATATCTTTTTCCAGAAGGGTCTGGCTTCGTACGTAATCCGCCACGCCATGGCCATAAAGGGCCCGCAGCTTGGTATCCCAGCCCTCGTATTCCTTATGCCACCTCTGGAAGCGTTGAAATTTTGCCTGGCTGAGCACAGTCTTTCCCCCCGCCTTGCCATTACCCCCGCCGAGCACCGCTATCGTCTCAAGCTTGTCTCTGAGCAGCAGCTCTTCCAGCTGGCTTTCCTTATCAACATAGATCTCCTGTCCGCCCTGCTTGATGCGGAACAGCGGCGGCTGAGCGATGTAGACATAGCCGGCGTCGATCATCTCTTTCATGTAACGGAAGAAGAACGTGAGTATCAGGGTTCGGATGTGGGCGCCGTCCACGTCAGCATCGGTCATGATGATGACCTTGTGATAGCGGGCGCCGGTTATGCTGAACTCGTCGGCGATGCCGGTGCCCAGCGCCGTTATCATCGCCTGGATCTCCTTGTTGGCCAGGATGTTGTTGAGCCTGGCTTTCTCCACATTTATGATCTTCCCCCTGAGCGGCAGGATCGCCTGGAAAGCCCGGTCGCGGGCCTGCTTGGCTGAGCCACCGGCGCTGTCTCCCTCGACGAGATAGATCTCGCAGGCCGCCGGATCCTTAATCGAACAGTCGGCAAGTTTGCCGGGAAGGGCGCTGTTCTCCAGGACGCTCTTGCGCCTGGTGAGGTCACGGGCCTTGCGTGCTGCCGCCCGGGCCCTGGCGGCCGAAGCGGCCTTGGTGACGATCTGCTTTGCCTCTGCGGGGTGTTCCTCCAGGAACTCTGACAGCTTGCCCCCCACTGCGCTCTCGACGAAACCGCGCATCTCGGAGTTGCCCAGCTTGGTCTTGGTCTGACCCTCGAATTGAGGCTCGCGCAATTTGACTGAGATGACCGCCGACAGGCCCTCACGGACATCGTCGCCGGAAAGCGCCTCCTCCTTCTCCTTGAGCAGGCCCTTGGTGCGGGCGTAATCGTTGATGACTCGCGTAAGCGCCGCACGGAAACCCGAGAGGTGCGTACCGCCCTCCTGGGTGTTGATGCTGTTTGCGAAGGAAAAGATGCTCTCCACGTATGAGGCGTTCCACTGCATCGCCACTTCGACCTCGCCCCGCTTGCCCTCTTTTTCGAGATAGACGATGTTCTTATGTATCGGATCCTTGTTGCTGTTGATGTGGGCGACGAAATCCTTGATGCCGTTCTCGTAGTGGTAGACGGCTTCCTGCGGCTCGCCCCGCTCGTCGGCGAGGGAGATTTTCAGACCCTTGGTCAAAAATGCCATCTCTCGAAGGCGCTGCGACAGGGTCGAGAACTTGTAGTCGACTTCCTCGAAGATCTGCATGTCGGCCATAAACGTGACCGAGGTGCCTGTGTCTTTTGTGGCTTTGCCCTTTTTGAGGTCGCCAGTGGGGACTCCGCGCTCGAAGCTCTGGGTCCAGATGAAACCGTCGCGGCGTATCTCGACAGTCAGCCATTCCGAGAGCGCGTTGACCACTGAAAGGCCGACGCCGTGCAGGCCGCCGGACACCTTGTAGCCCTCGCCGCCGAACTTGCCGCCGGCATGAAGGACCGTCAGCACGATCTCCGCGGCGGGCTTTTTGTATTTGGGGTGTGGCGCCACGGGAATCCCGCGGCCATCATCCTTAACGGTGATCGAGTTGTCGGGATTGATGAACGCGTTGATTTCGGTGCAGAATCCGCCAGCAAGCGCCTCATCTACCGAGTTGTCAACCACCTCGTACACCAGGTGATGCAGTCCCCGCGAGCTGGTGGAACCGATGTACATGCTGGGACGCTTGCGGACAGCTTCAAGGCCCTCGAGTACGGTTATGTCTTTTGAGTCGTAACTAGATTTTGGCATAGTCCATTCGTTCGTAGCTGAAAACTTGGCTCAAACCTGGAGCGGAGGCGCCCCGTTCAGGGGGCGGCGATTGGGGGCGGAAAACAGCTCTTCAGACAGGGCTGCGCTCCTTCAAGCTCCGACCTCCGGTTTGGGTGGTGAGGACCCTTGGAATTACTCCCCGGAGTATATCACAAAGGCGCTTTGATTTTCCAAGCCGAGGGGGTAAAACTATCCAGCTATTTGCGGGATTTTCCTTTGCTCCTGGCCTGGTGGACAAAGCGTATTTCCTTGACCTCCACGGGTGGGTCAAGATCGTTGAGTCGCCTGGTCAGTTCAGTGGCTGAGAGCTTGAGCTCGCAGGCCCATCCACCTGACTCACAACTGACCACCATTACGCCCTCGCTGAACGCTTCAACGGCGGTACTGGCAGCGATCTCGGCCCCTGCGGCCTGCTCCCAGAGGCTTTGCAGACACAGGCCGGGGCTCGTACGCCAGAGCCGGTCGCGCTCCCTCCGGACGATCGATCCTATATTCCTGTACCTAGCCATATAGATTCCCGACCTCCTGGCTTGGCACACCCCTGTTGACCTCGATCACGCAGGCGGCGCCGAGCTCTTCCTCGGTGAACAGACCCGTGTCGGCGGCAGTGATAATGGTCTGGGGGTCGCTGGCATATGATGCGGCTTCGTCGCTGCCGGCCCCTCTTTTGCCGTTTTCGGCAAGAGCTGCCAGCAGGCGGCGGCGGCGCTCGGGGTCCAGCTCGCTCATCACATCGTCGAGCAGCAACATCGGCGGCTCTCCGGACTCCATGCCCATGCGCCTGTCGGCCAGCAGCAGCGCCAGCACCGCTGCGCGCTGTTCGCCCTGGGAGCCATACGCTCTCAGACTTCGAAAGCCCAGCGTGAAATCGACGTCGTCCCGGTGTGTACCGATTCCGGTGGCAAGTCTCCCGAGATCGTCCGACCACCTGTCCTCCAGCGCCGACACCACTTTTTCCTCCAGCTCCGCCACTCCGCCGAAGCCGGACAGCTGGGATATATAGTCGACCCCGGCATGGACGTCGTCCGCCGATATCTCGCGGAAGGCGCTCCCGAATCTGGGCTCGATCTCCCGGCAATAGTTCAGGCGCTCCCGGTAGATCTTGACCGCCAGCGAAGCCAGCTGCCGGTCCCAGGGGGAGATGTCTGCAAGCTGGACCAGTCCCGCCCGGGCTCTTTGCAGAAAGCTGTTGCGTTGCGCCAGCACCTTCTGGTAATCGAGAAGAAGCCGCCGGTATGAGGGCTGGCGCCTGCTGATTGCCTCGTCCAGAAAACGGCGCCTCTCGGCTGGCGGCCCCTTGATCAGCTGCAGGTCGTCCGGAGAAAAACAGAGGATCGAACCAGGAGGCAGCCATTGGGGGCCGCCGCCGGAGTCAATGATGGAACCCGACCCCCGTTCACAGGCTACTGCTCTATCGATCTGGGAGCCACTCCAGTCAACGGCGGCTTCTATGCGGAAAAAGGAGGTGTTTTCTCGCACCAACTCCTGCTCCCGGCTGGTTCGAAATGAGCGGCCGCAACACGCGAAGACAGCGGCTTCGAGGATACTGGTCTTGCCGGCTCCGTTGGCTCCGACGACAATCGAAAGGCCCGGGGGGAACTCGGCGATTCCATTCTCGATGTTTCTGAAGTTGCTTAGCTGTAGTCGCCTGAGGCGCAAAGCCTTGAATACCGCCGTTCTTATATGAAGGAACTTTTCTAGCCGGTGAGGCGCACAGGCATTATCAGGTAGAGGAAGTCGTCTCCCTCGCCCTTGATAAGGCCCGGCCGCAAGGGGCTGATTATCCGTAAAGCGATCTGCTTTGCCGCGACGCTGTCGACGCCTTCGCGAAGGAACTCCGGATTGAATCCGATCTCTACCTCTTCTCCCTGAAAAGCGACGGGCATGGTCTCTTTGGCTTCTCCCACCTGAGGCGTCTGTGCTGAGATGGTCAGTTCCCCGGATGCGAACTTCAGGCGCAGGGGGGCGTTCTTCTGGGCCATCAGGCTGATGCGGCCGACCGCCTCCATGAGCTCTTCCTTGTCCATGTTGATCTCGTGCTTGAACTCATCCGGCAACAGCTGCTGGTAGTTGGGGAACTGGCCCTCGATCAGCCGTGACGTCAGGATAGTATCCGCCGCGGTGAAGATAGCCTGCCCGTCCATGATGCCGATGCTGATCTTTTCTGCTCCTGACTGCGAGCAGATACGGGCGAGCTCCTCAAGGGATGCCCGGGGGATTATTACTTCTTTCTTGTCCTTGAGACTACTCTCGGCTACAGTCTCGCGCACGCTCAGTCTGTAGCTGTCGGTAGCCACCATCTTCAGTTTATCCTTGGAGAACTTTACCAGGATCCCGGTGAGGACAGGCCTGGTCTCATCGCGCGAAGCTGCCCTGGCCACAGTGTTGATCGTTGACACCAGCGGTTCGCTGTTTATCTCAAACGATCCGTCCTCGGGCATCTCTGGCAGGCGAGGGAAGTCAGCCGCCGGCAGGCAGTTAAGGCGGAAGCTTGCGGTTCCACACTGGACCGTCGCTACCTGCTCCTGTTCGTCCATATCGATGCTGACTTCACCCGCTGGAAGGCTACGGACTACGTCTGTCATCAGCCTACCCGGGACTACCAGGGCTCCTTCTCCTTCCGACACAGCTTCCATGGTCAGCCGTAGCGACAGCTCCATGTCAGTACTGGCCAGTTCGATCCTGCCGCCTTCTTTCAATCCGACCCTGATTCCGGACAGGACCGGCATGGTGCTTTTGGTGGAAACGGTCTTGAGAACCGACTGCAGCTTTTCGAGCAAGAGATCTCTGGAACAGGTTATCCGCATGAGGCGACCTCCAACGATTATTTATTTAATAATTTATTAAAAAGAAAGCATTAATAGTAGTAAGCCGCCTGAAAGCGGGGACAACCTGACAAAACTGCTCCAAAACAGGGAACTCACACCAGGGAAAAAATAGTGAACAACCCTGAGGATAACAGGCCGTCTCGATGGAACAACCTTACCCGACCAAAGCCATATGCGCAAAACTGAGGATAAACCAAAGAGGCTCCACAGGACACAGGTGACTTTTCCACCGGGTTTCCCACGCTAACGGCTGGAGTTCTTCAACCTGCTGGTGATCTGCTGGACCATGGTGAAGACCTCACGCTCTTCCTTGATCAGTTTGGCGATCTTGTTGATAGCATGAATAACCGTGGTATGATCCCGCCCTCCGAACTTCTCGCCGATACGGGGCAGTGAAGAATCAGTCAGCTCCCGGCAGAGGTACATGGCTATCTGCCTTGGAAAGACGATGCTCTGGCTCCGCTTGCTGCCCTTTAGGTCGCTCATGGATACGCTGAAGAAGCGGCAGGCCTCGTTCTGGATCATGTCGATGGTGATCCGGGTGTCGAGGTTGGTGGGAAGGATGTCTTTGAGGGCATCCTTGGCAAGAGGCAGGGTTATCTCCGAGCTGGTGAACTTGGCCTGGGCGGCGACCCGGATGAGCGCCCCTTCCAGCTCCCTTATGTTCGTGGGTATGCCGCGGGCGATAAAGCCGAGCACCTCGTCAGTGGAGTCGGGAGATATATATATGTTCCTTGAAGCGACCTGCTTGCGAAGGATGGCTATCCTGGTCTCTACGTCCGGCGGTTGTATGTCTGTGATCAGACCCGACTCGAAACGGCTGCGCAGGCGTTCTTCCAGGGTGGCTATCTCTTTGGGGGGCCGGTCGCTGGATATCGCTATCTGTTTGCCTGCTTCATAAAGGTCGTTGAAGGTGTGGAAGAACTCCTCCTGGGTACCCTCCTTGTTCTCAAGGAACTGGATATCGTCGATCAGCAGCACGTCGTTGTTGCGGTATTTGCGCTTGAAGTCCTCCATCTTTCTGTCCCTCACGGAATTGATGAAGTCGTTCGTGAATGACTCCACGGTCATATACTTGACCGAGAGCTCGGGGTTGTTTGTGGCCACGTAGTGTCCGATCGCCTGGAGCAGGTGGGTCTTGCCAAGACCAACCCCGCCATAGATAAAGAACGGGTTATAAGCGCGAGCGGGGACCTCGGCTACTGCGAGCGCCGCCGCATGGGCGAAGCGGTTGCTGGAGCCGATGACAAAGCTCTCGAACGTGTACTTCGGATTGAGGCTGCCCAGGGCCGGGCGCTCGGAGACCTCGATGCGTGGCAGTGGAAGTGAAACCGGCGGCTCGTTGCCGTCTGTGACCAGCGGCGCCACAACGACCCTGACCGGGACCTCCTCGCCGACGACTTCTTGAAGGGAGTCTTCGATGAGGGGCATGAAGCGAGTCTCGATCTTTGATTTTGCAAAATCGTTGGGGACGGAAAGCAGGAAGGTGTTGTCTTCCTCCATGCCCTCGGTGCCGGCGTTCTCAAACCAGATCTCATACGCGGAGCTGCTCAGAGATTCTCTGATCGACTCTTTGGCGCGTCGCCAAATCGTTTCTGCTCGGTCTGCCATGGATGGCTCCTGTAAGTTCGCGGGATGCCCCCCAAAAACCAGGTTACGAGCGCGGCTCACAACGGGATGTGCTGGCAACCTGCCGCAGTGCGATTGACTCTGGGGAGAGTGTGGCGAAGATTTTATAGCCGTCCCGTCATGAAAACAAGATGTCAGGGAGAGCCCGGAGGGGCATAGTTATCCACAGGCCCTGTGCATAAGGCGTTGATAAAACCCCCGCAAAACGCAGGTTTGGCCGGTTGGGTAAACCGGGGTCCCGGGGACGGTTAACTTCCTGCATCTCGTGACATTGTCCGCACTATCCACAGGTGTGAACAGGCTGTGGATAAAAGCGGGTCCGGACGTGCCTGTTGGTATCCAGAACTGGCGACGGTTTTCAATGAGATTCCGGCTAATAAAGGAATTCCCGTACAGGGATAGAACAAATTAGAACGAAAATCCCGCAAACTACGGGAGTCAGTCACTTGACTACAGTAATAGCCTTTTCAAATCAGAAGGGCGGGGTCGCCAAAACGACTTCCACCCTCAATGTCGGTGTTGCCCTGCGTGAGATGCATTACCGCGTCCTCGCGATAGACATGGACCCCCAGGGAAACCTGTCCATGAGCCAGGGGATAAATCCGGATTTCCTCACCAGGAGCATGTTCAACGTGCTGGTCCAGCGCGTTCCCCTGGACGACGTCATCCAGCGCTGCGAGATCGACATCGCGCCGGCAAGCATCGACCTGGCGGGAGCCGAGCTGGCGCTGTCGTCGGCGATCGGCCGGGAGCGCGCCCTGGAGAAAGCGCTCATGCAGGTGAAGCACCGTTATGACTTCGTCCTCATCGACACCCCGCCGTCACTGGGCCTGCTGACGATCAACGCCCTGACAGCTGCGGACGGTGTCATCGTACCCGTGCAGTGCGAGTACCTTTCGCTGCGGGGGCTGGCACAGCTGGAAAAAACGCTGGAGATGATCAGAGAGAACCTCAATCCGGACGTCCGAATAAGGGGCATCCTGCCGACCATGTTCGACGCCCGGACCATCCACGGCCGCGAAGCAATCGAGATACTCAAGGAGAGCTTCGGTGAGACGGTATTCAAGACCGTGGTGAGGAAAACCATAAAGTTCGCGGAAGCCCCGGTTCAGGGCCGCTCGATCATGGCCTATGAGCCCGAGGGCGCCGCCGCGGACGCCTATCGAAACCTGGCAAAGGAGTTGCTCAATGCAAATGCGAGCGAGCATGAAGGAAGGGGCCTTAGCGAACCTCTTCCAGCCTACGGAGCACATATCTGAGAACGTGACCGTGGAGGAGAAGCGTCCGGCGCCCCGGGAGAGCCTGGAAGCGCGTCGGGACGCGGCCTACATCGCCGCCATCAAGGTGGTAGGGGTGGGCGGCGGCGGCACCAACGCCGTGAACCGCATGATCGCTGCCGGCATCAAGGGCGTGGAGTTCATCGCCCTCAACACCGATGCCCAGGCCCTGCAGATGTCAGAAGCCGACGTCAAGATCCATGTCGGCGGCGAGTTGACCCGCGGGCTTGGCGGCGGTGCCGACCCCAGCGTCGGCACCGAGGCCATGGAGCGCAGTCGTGACGAAGTGAAAAAGGTATTGCGTGGGGCCGACCTGGTCTTTATAACCGCCGGGGAAGGCGGAGGCACCGGCACCGGCGCCGCACCGGTTATCGCCGCGGTCGCCAGGGAGACCGGCGCGCTGACGATCGGGATCGTGACCAGGCCGTTCAGCTTCGAGGGAACCAAGCGTAACATCCAGGCCGAGGAAGGAATCCGCAAGCTGCGCGAGGCTGCGGATACCGTCATCGTCGTCCCCAACGACCGCCTGCTGCAGGTTGTCGAGCGCGGCACGAGCCTGCTGGAATCATTCGCCGTAGCCGATGACGTTTTGCGGCAGGGCGTCGAGAGCATCTGCGACCTCATCAATGTACCCGGTTTGATCAATGTCGATTTCGCCGATGTGCGGACCATCATTAAGG harbors:
- the gyrA gene encoding DNA gyrase subunit A, giving the protein MTDLDGRIEPRELEEEMRSSYLDYAMSVIVGRALPDVRDGLKPVHRRVLYAMQQLGLAYNKPYKKSARIVGDVIGKYHPHGDAAVYDTMVRLVQDFSMRYPLIDGQGNFGSVDGDSAAAYRYTEARLSKLAMEMLRDIDEDTVDFIPNFDESTEEPAVMPSRYPNLLVNGSSGIAVGMATNIPPHNLGETIDACVAMIDNPEITVDELMKHIPGPDFPTGGIIMGRRGIMDAYATGRGLVKVRAKAHSEPIKGKRDAIIVTELPYQVNKATLIEKIAELVREHKISEISDLRDESDRSGMRMVIELKRDSITKVALNKLYKHTAMQTTFGINNLALVDGVPRTMSLREMIRCYIAHQREVIVRRTRFELDKAMKRAHILEGLLTALNNLDAVVKLIRASKDAEEARNGLIKKFDLSPVQAQAILDLRLQKLTGLERNKIKEEHKDLMERIAWLKGILADESEVYRLIKEELLEIKKMFNDERRTLIAPGEDELDIEDLIAEEEMVISITHSGYIKRLPLNTYRQQRRGGVGVIGMDVKEEDFLEHLFITTTHHFLLFFTSVGKVYRLKVHEIPLGSRQGKGRAVVNLLPLRSGERIKAVVATKDYKDAKYLVMATQNGLVKKTEFQAYNTVLKSDGIIAIKIRDDDKLIAVRHSNGNDDILLVSEGGQAIRFNESQTRPMGRATSGVKGMNLAKGDKVLSMNVARDDADLFVITDGGYGKRTHISDYPRHNRGGKGVRTIKHTEAKGALITAKVVRDNHELVLISADGTIIRIPAKDISCMGRATQGVRVMNLRKGDRVSAVARVVASQSGDTEEEIDAE
- the gyrB gene encoding DNA topoisomerase (ATP-hydrolyzing) subunit B yields the protein MPKSSYDSKDITVLEGLEAVRKRPSMYIGSTSSRGLHHLVYEVVDNSVDEALAGGFCTEINAFINPDNSITVKDDGRGIPVAPHPKYKKPAAEIVLTVLHAGGKFGGEGYKVSGGLHGVGLSVVNALSEWLTVEIRRDGFIWTQSFERGVPTGDLKKGKATKDTGTSVTFMADMQIFEEVDYKFSTLSQRLREMAFLTKGLKISLADERGEPQEAVYHYENGIKDFVAHINSNKDPIHKNIVYLEKEGKRGEVEVAMQWNASYVESIFSFANSINTQEGGTHLSGFRAALTRVINDYARTKGLLKEKEEALSGDDVREGLSAVISVKLREPQFEGQTKTKLGNSEMRGFVESAVGGKLSEFLEEHPAEAKQIVTKAASAARARAAARKARDLTRRKSVLENSALPGKLADCSIKDPAACEIYLVEGDSAGGSAKQARDRAFQAILPLRGKIINVEKARLNNILANKEIQAMITALGTGIADEFSITGARYHKVIIMTDADVDGAHIRTLILTFFFRYMKEMIDAGYVYIAQPPLFRIKQGGQEIYVDKESQLEELLLRDKLETIAVLGGGNGKAGGKTVLSQAKFQRFQRWHKEYEGWDTKLRALYGHGVADYVRSQTLLEKDIKDYATFSKFLKTKEAAAKFDRLEVVSEDKDAGMITLKVTDKRTGVSHTVEVKTELLASRELASMRDLYGKMRELIGEPPFMLTMGKKEHGAETFDELTGSILSLAKEGINLQRFKGLGEMNPEQLWETTMNPDSRTLLQVSLEDAAAADEIFTTLMGDKVEPRRNFIESNARQVRFLDI
- a CDS encoding DUF721 domain-containing protein; protein product: MARYRNIGSIVRRERDRLWRTSPGLCLQSLWEQAAGAEIAASTAVEAFSEGVMVVSCESGGWACELKLSATELTRRLNDLDPPVEVKEIRFVHQARSKGKSRK
- the recF gene encoding DNA replication and repair protein RecF (All proteins in this family for which functions are known are DNA-binding proteins that assist the filamentation of RecA onto DNA for the initiation of recombination or recombinational repair.) gives rise to the protein MRLRRLQLSNFRNIENGIAEFPPGLSIVVGANGAGKTSILEAAVFACCGRSFRTSREQELVRENTSFFRIEAAVDWSGSQIDRAVACERGSGSIIDSGGGPQWLPPGSILCFSPDDLQLIKGPPAERRRFLDEAISRRQPSYRRLLLDYQKVLAQRNSFLQRARAGLVQLADISPWDRQLASLAVKIYRERLNYCREIEPRFGSAFREISADDVHAGVDYISQLSGFGGVAELEEKVVSALEDRWSDDLGRLATGIGTHRDDVDFTLGFRSLRAYGSQGEQRAAVLALLLADRRMGMESGEPPMLLLDDVMSELDPERRRRLLAALAENGKRGAGSDEAASYASDPQTIITAADTGLFTEEELGAACVIEVNRGVPSQEVGNLYG
- the dnaN gene encoding DNA polymerase III subunit beta, which translates into the protein MRITCSRDLLLEKLQSVLKTVSTKSTMPVLSGIRVGLKEGGRIELASTDMELSLRLTMEAVSEGEGALVVPGRLMTDVVRSLPAGEVSIDMDEQEQVATVQCGTASFRLNCLPAADFPRLPEMPEDGSFEINSEPLVSTINTVARAASRDETRPVLTGILVKFSKDKLKMVATDSYRLSVRETVAESSLKDKKEVIIPRASLEELARICSQSGAEKISIGIMDGQAIFTAADTILTSRLIEGQFPNYQQLLPDEFKHEINMDKEELMEAVGRISLMAQKNAPLRLKFASGELTISAQTPQVGEAKETMPVAFQGEEVEIGFNPEFLREGVDSVAAKQIALRIISPLRPGLIKGEGDDFLYLIMPVRLTG
- the dnaA gene encoding chromosomal replication initiator protein DnaA, with the protein product MADRAETIWRRAKESIRESLSSSAYEIWFENAGTEGMEEDNTFLLSVPNDFAKSKIETRFMPLIEDSLQEVVGEEVPVRVVVAPLVTDGNEPPVSLPLPRIEVSERPALGSLNPKYTFESFVIGSSNRFAHAAALAVAEVPARAYNPFFIYGGVGLGKTHLLQAIGHYVATNNPELSVKYMTVESFTNDFINSVRDRKMEDFKRKYRNNDVLLIDDIQFLENKEGTQEEFFHTFNDLYEAGKQIAISSDRPPKEIATLEERLRSRFESGLITDIQPPDVETRIAILRKQVASRNIYISPDSTDEVLGFIARGIPTNIRELEGALIRVAAQAKFTSSEITLPLAKDALKDILPTNLDTRITIDMIQNEACRFFSVSMSDLKGSKRSQSIVFPRQIAMYLCRELTDSSLPRIGEKFGGRDHTTVIHAINKIAKLIKEEREVFTMVQQITSRLKNSSR